TTCTTGGGACTGGATCTGTATTCAACTCGAAGATGGAAGTAGTATTATGGCTTTTAATTTTAGAGAAACTTCAAGTTCTTCCTCCGAAAGTTTCGGAACCATTCGTTTAAAATCCGGAAAAAAAACATATTTCGAACAAGAAGGAGACATTACATTTATACATGATTCTTCTTCCTGGAAAAGTCCGAGAACAAATCAGAAATATCCGCTTGTTTGGAATCTTTATACCCATGTTACTCAAAGAGAATCAAAATTCGATCTTAGAATCGAACCATTTTTCGAAGATCAGGAATTCGATTCCCGCATCACCACAGGATTTAGTTATTGGGAAGGAGCCGTAAAAGTTCAAGGAACACGAGACGGAAAATCCGTTCGCGGAATCGGCTATTTGGAACTTAAAGGAGCTCGAGATTAAGATTCGAAAATAAATCGATTCATTTCTCTTAACAATTGAAATACTTTTTCGAAAAAGTCTTTGTCATAAGATCTGATTCGTCGAAACTGTTTTTCAGAACCGGAAACGTAATGAAAAAATATTTCCTAAAACGATTTCTTCTGATCATTCCCACATTATTAGGAATGACATTCATCGTTTTTTTGATTTCTCATTTTGCCCCGGGTGGTCCTCTTGAAACCGAAATCGCAAAAATTCGAGGTTATGCAAATTCTCAGGGCGGAAATGCGAAAACGATTTCGGAAGAAGAAATCGATATCATCAAAAAAAGATTACACTTAGACAAGCCCGTAGGAATCGCGTATCTTTATTGGCTTAAAGAAATTCTCGTCTTCAATTTGGGAGAATCCAGGCTCCACACGCGACAAGTATCGGATTTGATCTTGGAAAAACTTCCAGTATCATTGACCTTCGGTCTCTCCGGGTTTTTATTTTCTTATCTCATATGCATTCCGCTCGGAATTTCAAAAGCGCTTCGAAACGGAGAACGTTTCGACATCGCATCCAGCGGAATTATCCTGATCACATATTCCATTCCCGTATTCGCACTTTCAGTTTTACTTCTTTATACCTTCGCTTCGGGAGAATTGTTATCGATCCTTCCTTTAGGCCACGAAGTTTCGGACGATTACGAATCTTTTTCCCCTTGGGAAAAAATCGTGGATCGAATCGAACACATGTTCCTTCCGGTAATCTGTTACGTTTCCGGCTCGTTCGCTGTTCTTACGTTGCTTATGAAGAATTCTCTTTTGGACCAGGTTTCAAAAGAATATGTTCGCACCGCACTTTCCAAAGGTTTTAGTTTTAAAGAAGCGATTTTTAAACATGCCTTTCGAAATTCTTTGATTCCGATCGCAACCGGATTTGGAAGTAATCTCAGTCTTATCTTCGCGGGATCTTTGGTGATCGAACTCGTATTCAACATAGACGGAATGGGACTTTTGAGTTTTCAAGCAGTTACAGAGAGAGATACGGACTTGATGATGGGACTTCTATTAGTGCAAAGTCTTCTTTCGTTAACCGGAAACATTCTATCAGATTTCTGTTACGTATTGATCGATCCGAGGATTCAATTCGAATGATCTTAAGTCCGGTTCTTAAAAAAAGATTCCGAAAATTCAAAGAAAACAAAAGGGCGTGGTATGCGCTTAACATATTAGTGATTTCTTATGCAATCTCCCTGATTGCTCCGCTTATCGCCACCAATCAACCTTTAATCGTAAACTACCGAGACAAATGGTATTTTCCTATTTTTTTCTTTTATCCGGAATCCACGTTCGGAAGTGAAAATCTAACTCCTCCGAACTACAAAAAACTTTCCCGAAGAGAAGATTTTGTATCAGGTTCCAATTGGATCCTTTTCGCTCCGATTCCTTACGGATACAACGAAGACAATCTTGAAAGTTTGGAAGAAGGTGAAACTCCGCCTTCTTCGCCGAATCGAAAACATTGGCTCGGAACGGACGACCGAGGCAGAGACGTTTTTACAAGAGTTTTTTACGCTTATAGAAACGCTCTGAGCTTCGGCCTTATATTAGTTTTTCTTGAACTAATAATGGGAACTTTAATCGGGGGAATACAGGGTTATTTCGGAGGAAAAACGGATATTTTGATGCAGAGAATCATAGAAATTTTTTCCGCGATTCCTTTTTTGTATTTAATACTGATTGCCGGAGCGTTTTTCGGCAGAGGGTTTGTGGTTCTTTTGGTTACGTACGGCGCATTGAGCTGGATCGGAATTTCGTATTATATGCGCGGAGAATTCTACAAACTCAAACAATTGACTTATGTCGATTCCGCAAAAGCTTTAGGGGTCAGTTCGTTTCGAATCATGCTTCGACATATTCTCCCCAATGCGATCACTCCTTTAATAACTTTTTTACCGTTCACATTGGTCGCGTCAATTTCCATCTTAAGCGCGTTAGACTTCCTTGGTTACGGAATTCCCGCACCGAATCCTTCCTGGGGAGAGATGATCGGACAGGGAAGAGAACGGCTTAGCGCTTGGTGGCTGATCACATTCCCTTCTACGGCGCTTTTTTTAACGATTCTATTCACCTCGTTCGTCGGAGAGGGTTTACGGGATTCTTTTGATTCCAGAGAAAAAGCGGTATACGAATGACCACTCTTCCCCTACTTCAAATTAAGAATTTTTCACTCGACCTTCTTTCGGAAAACCGATGGCTTCCCGTTCTTCAAGATCTGAATTTTGAGGTAAGACAGGGGGAAATTTTATCTCTTGTAGGAGAATCCGGTTGTGGTAAATCGCTCACTTCTCTTGCGCTAACAAGATTAATTCCCTCTAATATTTCAAAAGTGAAATCCGGGGAAATTCTATATCAAGGAAAGGATCTTCTAAAACTTTCTTCGGAGGAAATGAGAAAGATTCGCGGGAAGGAAATTTCATATGTCTTTCAAGAACCTTTTGCCGCTTTAAATCCTTTGTTAAAAATTCAAGATCAAATGATCGAAGCATATTTAATGCACATTTCTCCGAATCGAAAAGAAGCTTTAGAAAAAGCGGAGTTTCTGCTTTCTTCGGTGGGAATTACTGATATTAAACAAAGATTATATTCCTATCCGAATCAGATGAGCGGAGGAATCTTACAAAGAATCAGCATCGCAATGGCCCTTATGTGCAACCCGAACCTACTCATCGCGGACGAACCCACAAGCGCAATCGACGTAACTATTCAGGCGCAGTTAGTCGAACTTCTTTTGAATCTCCAAAAACAAAACGAAATGTCCATCTTATTCATTTCGCACGACTTCGGACTCGTAGGAACAATCGCAAATAGAATCGCGGTCATGTACGCGGGAAAAATCGCCGAAATCGGAGACGCAGATTCCGTAATCGATTCGCCAAAACATCCTTATACGGAAGATCTACTTCGATCGATTCCGTCTCTCGCAAAGTCCGTCGAAGATTTGCAACCTATTCAAGGAATCGTTCCTTCTCCAGATCAGTATCCCATCGGATGTCATTATTCCACTCGTTGCCAGGCGGTAATGAGCTTATGCAAAGAAAGTAAACCGAAATTGTTTTCTATACATTCTAACGGAGAACCGCATCTCTCAGCTTGTTTCTTGGCAAAAAATCGGGAATAAAAAATCAAAGCAAACTATGATTCGCATTCAAGATCTTACAATCAGTTATTATACGAAATCAGAATTCGGTTTTAGAAAGAATCGAATCGTCGCAGTGGACGGAATCAATCTTGAAATCGGAAATAATGAAATTTTAGGATTAGTAGGGGAGTCCGGCTGCGGTAAATCCACGTTAGGAAAAGGTCTCATAAAACTACTAAAGCCCGAATCTGGATCGATTTACTTTGAAAATCAGGAAATCACCTCTCTTTCTTCCTCCGAATTTTTTCCTTTTAGAAAAAATTTACAGATCATATTTCAAGATCCGTATTCTTCCCTGAACCCACGAATGACAATTTCGGAAATTCTAATGGAAGGTTTGGAAATTCATGAAAAATCATCCCGAGAAGAATCCGAATTAAAAATCAGAGGAATTTTGGAAAGAGTAAACTTATCTTCCGATATTCTTTCCAGATTCCCTCACGAATTTTCCGGAGGACAAAGGCAAAGAATCGCGATTGCGCGAGTATTAGTTTTAAGACCTAAATTTGTCATCTGTGACGAATCCGTTTCCGCTCTTGACGTTTCTACGGGTACTCAAGTTTTAAAACTTTTAGTCGAATTAAAAAACGAATTCGGTCTTTCATATTTATTTATCTCTCACGACCTCGGCGTGGTAAAATCAATCTCGGACAGGATTGCGGTCATGTATCTGGGTAAAATCGTCGAACTCGGTAAAACGAAAGACATTATCTCATCTCCCGCACATCCTTATACAAAGGCTCTTTTTCAATCCACCTTTGACGTTTACGATAGAAAAAAAATTCGACTTCCCCTCAAAGGAGAAATTCCGAGTATCGTACACAAGCCTACCGGTTGTCACTTTCATACTCGATGCCCGATTGTTCAGGACATTTGTAAATCGCAAACTCCCACTTGGAAAGAGATCGGAACCGATCAAAAGGCGCTCTGTCACTTTCCACTGGATCGAAGAAAATGAAATCCTTAAAATATATTCAAGAATTATCATATAAAAATCGAATAAAAGCTATCACAATTCTTCTGTTTCTGACTCTTGCATTCGCGCTTTTCACGTTACTTTTCTTTTTTGTTCGCCAGGATTTTTACAAGGATTTTATACTTACCGAAATCGAAAAAAAAACCGGCCTAGAAGTAAAAGTGGACTCTTCCGATCTGGTTTTACTACCATTTCCAGGAATAGAATTGGGCACAGTTCAGGTTCGGAAAGGAAACCTGATCCTGGGAATCAGCGATCGGATTAAGATCAATATTTCATGGTTCGGCTTACTAGGCCAGAAAGTAGAAATCAGAGACATTTATATTTCAGGCGGAAAGGTCAATCTTCATAAACACAAAGACGGTTCCATTGATCTAATCGAATTTTTTCAACAGGAAAAACACAAACTCGAAAGCGCTCATCAAACACAAACCATAAAAATTTTTGATCCGTCCTTTACTGCCGAAAACACATCGTTCAATCCGAAA
The nucleotide sequence above comes from Leptospira weilii. Encoded proteins:
- a CDS encoding ABC transporter permease subunit, with the translated sequence MKKYFLKRFLLIIPTLLGMTFIVFLISHFAPGGPLETEIAKIRGYANSQGGNAKTISEEEIDIIKKRLHLDKPVGIAYLYWLKEILVFNLGESRLHTRQVSDLILEKLPVSLTFGLSGFLFSYLICIPLGISKALRNGERFDIASSGIILITYSIPVFALSVLLLYTFASGELLSILPLGHEVSDDYESFSPWEKIVDRIEHMFLPVICYVSGSFAVLTLLMKNSLLDQVSKEYVRTALSKGFSFKEAIFKHAFRNSLIPIATGFGSNLSLIFAGSLVIELVFNIDGMGLLSFQAVTERDTDLMMGLLLVQSLLSLTGNILSDFCYVLIDPRIQFE
- a CDS encoding ABC transporter ATP-binding protein, with the protein product MIRIQDLTISYYTKSEFGFRKNRIVAVDGINLEIGNNEILGLVGESGCGKSTLGKGLIKLLKPESGSIYFENQEITSLSSSEFFPFRKNLQIIFQDPYSSLNPRMTISEILMEGLEIHEKSSREESELKIRGILERVNLSSDILSRFPHEFSGGQRQRIAIARVLVLRPKFVICDESVSALDVSTGTQVLKLLVELKNEFGLSYLFISHDLGVVKSISDRIAVMYLGKIVELGKTKDIISSPAHPYTKALFQSTFDVYDRKKIRLPLKGEIPSIVHKPTGCHFHTRCPIVQDICKSQTPTWKEIGTDQKALCHFPLDRRK
- a CDS encoding ABC transporter ATP-binding protein — encoded protein: MTTLPLLQIKNFSLDLLSENRWLPVLQDLNFEVRQGEILSLVGESGCGKSLTSLALTRLIPSNISKVKSGEILYQGKDLLKLSSEEMRKIRGKEISYVFQEPFAALNPLLKIQDQMIEAYLMHISPNRKEALEKAEFLLSSVGITDIKQRLYSYPNQMSGGILQRISIAMALMCNPNLLIADEPTSAIDVTIQAQLVELLLNLQKQNEMSILFISHDFGLVGTIANRIAVMYAGKIAEIGDADSVIDSPKHPYTEDLLRSIPSLAKSVEDLQPIQGIVPSPDQYPIGCHYSTRCQAVMSLCKESKPKLFSIHSNGEPHLSACFLAKNRE
- a CDS encoding ABC transporter permease; this translates as MILSPVLKKRFRKFKENKRAWYALNILVISYAISLIAPLIATNQPLIVNYRDKWYFPIFFFYPESTFGSENLTPPNYKKLSRREDFVSGSNWILFAPIPYGYNEDNLESLEEGETPPSSPNRKHWLGTDDRGRDVFTRVFYAYRNALSFGLILVFLELIMGTLIGGIQGYFGGKTDILMQRIIEIFSAIPFLYLILIAGAFFGRGFVVLLVTYGALSWIGISYYMRGEFYKLKQLTYVDSAKALGVSSFRIMLRHILPNAITPLITFLPFTLVASISILSALDFLGYGIPAPNPSWGEMIGQGRERLSAWWLITFPSTALFLTILFTSFVGEGLRDSFDSREKAVYE